One Cryptomeria japonica chromosome 9, Sugi_1.0, whole genome shotgun sequence genomic window carries:
- the LOC131043908 gene encoding aspartate aminotransferase, chloroplastic — translation MAAITAASAKAMPLAVGNNSQLNISQKKIEGAKICPAFGKKKEFSRFKLKALPKVINMAVATDASRFEGVTMAPPDPILGVSEAFRADNNDLKLNLGVGAYRTEELQPYVLNVVKKAENLMLQRGENKEYLPIEGLAAFNKVTAELLLGADNVAIKQGRVATVQSLSGTGSLRLAAAFIQRYFPGEKVLISSPTWGNHKNIFNDAGVPWSEYRYYDPKTVGLDFEGMIADIKAAPNGSFILLHGCAHNPTGIDPTLEQWEKIADVIEEKKQTAFFDVAYQGFASGSLDEDAASVRLFVNRGMEVFVAQSYSKNLGLYAERIGAINVVCSSSDSAIRVKSQLKRLARPMYSNPPVHGARIVANVVGDSAMFDEWKAEMELMAGRIKGVRQRLYNYLSTKDKSGKDWSFILKQIGMFSFTGLNKAQSDNMTNKWHVYMTKDGRISLAGLSLAKCEYLADAIIDSYYNVS, via the exons ATGGCTGCAATTACTGCCGCTTCAGCTAAGGCTATGCCTTTGGCAGTCGGGAATAACTCTCAG TTGAATATTTCCCAAAAGAAGATCGAGGGTGCCAAGATCTGCCCTGCATTTGGCAAGAAAAAGGAATTTTCCCGTTTTAAATTGAAG GCCTTACCTAAAGTTATCAACATGGCTGTTGCAACTGATGCTTCTCGCTTTGAAGGAGTCACAATGGCTCCACCTGATCCAATTCTAGGTGTTTCAGAAGCCTTTAGGGCTGATAATAATGATTTAAAGCTTAACCTTGGTGTTGGTGCTTACAGAACAGAGGAATTGCAACCCTATGTATTGAACGTGGTGAAAAAG GCAGAGAATTTGATGCTTCAAAGAGGAGAGAATAAAGAG TATCTTCCAATTGAGGGATTGGCTGCATTCAATAAGGTTACTGCAGAGCTGCTTCTGGGGGCTGACAATGTTGCAATTAAGCAAGGGAGG GTTGCAACTGTGCAATCCCTTTCAGGAACAGGCTCTCTTCGGCTTGCTGCTGCATTTATTCAAAGATATTTTCCTGGAGAGAAAGTCTTAATCTCATCTCCAACTTGGG GAAATCACAAGAATATTTTCAATGATGCTGGTGTTCCATGGTCAGAGTACCGATACTATGATCCCAAAACAGTGGGACTAGATTTTGAAGGGATGATTGCTGACATTAAG GCCGCACCAAATGGCTCATTTATTTTGCTCCATGGTTGTGCACACAATCCAACTGGAATTGATCCAACTCTTGAGCAGTGGGAGAAGATTGCTGATGTCATTGAGGAGAAAAAACAGACTGCTTTCTTTGATGTCGCATACCAG GGATTTGCAAGTGGAAGCCTTGATGAGGATGCAGCATCTGTTCGGCTATTTGTAAATCGTGGAATGGAAGTTTTTGTTGCTCAGTCCTATAGCAAGAACTTAGGGCTGTATGCAGAACGAATAGGAGCTATCAATGTTGTTTGCTCCTCATCAGATAGTGCAATTAG GGTCAAGAGCCAACTTAAAAGACTTGCTAGACCAATGTACTCAAATCCTCCTGTTCATGGGGCTCGGATTGTGGCAAATGTTGTGGGTGATTCTGCTATGTTTGATGAATGGAAAGCAGAAATGGAACTCATGGCTGGAAGAATCAAGGGTGTGAGGCAGCGACTCTATAACTACCTTTCCACGAAGGATAAGAGTGGCAAGGACTGGTCTTTTATCCTCAAACAGATTGGCATGTTTTCATTCACAGGACTTAATAAAGCTCAG AGTGACAATATGACAAACAAGTGGCATGTCTATATGACAAAGGATGGACGTATCTCCTTGGCTGGGCTTTCTTTGGCCAAATGTGAATATCTTGCAGATGCTATCATTGATTCCTACTATAATGTGAGTTAA